In Theropithecus gelada isolate Dixy chromosome 13, Tgel_1.0, whole genome shotgun sequence, one DNA window encodes the following:
- the LOC112604625 gene encoding LOW QUALITY PROTEIN: quinone oxidoreductase PIG3-like (The sequence of the model RefSeq protein was modified relative to this genomic sequence to represent the inferred CDS: substituted 1 base at 1 genomic stop codon) yields MLAVHFDKLGGPENLYVKEVTKPSLGEGEVLLKVAVSALNRADLLQVPSQYSPPSEASNKATFWASRHMAKLGPGCRGHWKIGDAAMALLPCGGQAQYVTVPEGLLMPIPEGLTLPQAAAIPEAWLTAFQLLHCVGGVQEGETMLIHASMGGVGTAVIQLTRLFNAVPPGDHELQGEHSNGAEAERLGAAAGFDYKKQGFSEGALKATQGVCVGVNAILDCIDGSYWEKNLHCADGRWVLYGVMGGAEVNGPLLSKLLCKXGSLWASLLRSRDQKHKEMLVKTFMEQVLAHFSPGSAVQLQPVIDKVFAMAEIQKAHSHMEVIQNVGRIILEMP; encoded by the exons ATGTTGGCTGTGCATTTTGACAAGCTAGGAGGACCGGAAAACCTCTACGTGAAGGAGGTGACCAAGCCGAGCCTGGGGGAGGGTGAAGTCCTCCTAAAGGTGGCGGTCAGCGCCTTGAACCGCGCGGACTTACTGCAGGTACCCA GCCAGTATTCCCCGCCCTCAGAAGCCAGCAACAAAGCAACATTTTGGGCATCTAGACACATGGCAAAACTGGGGCCTGGCTGCCGGGGACACTGGAAGATTGGGGACGCAGCCATGGCTCTGCTGCCCTGTGGGGGCCAGGCTCAGTACGTCACTGTCCCTGAAGGGCTCCTCATGCCTATCCCAGAGGGACTGACCCTGCCCCAAGCTGCAGCCATCCCGGAGGCCTGGCTGACTGCCTTCCAGCTGCTGCACTGTGTGG GAGGAGTGCAAGAGGGGGAGACCATGCTTATCCATGCCAGCATGGGCGGTGTGGGCACAGCTGTCATCCAGCTGACCAGGCTGTTCAACGCCGTCCCCCCTGGTGACCATGAGCTCCAAGGAGAACATTCAAATGGCGCAGAAGCTGAGAGGCTGGGTGCTGCAGCTGGGTTCGATTATAAGAAGCAGGGCTTCTCTGAGGGGGCTCTGAAGGCCACacagggggtgt GTGTGGGTGTCAACGCGATCCTTGACTGCATTGATGGCTCCTACTGGGAGAAGAATCTCCACTGTGCAGATGGCCGATGGGTTCTGTATGGTGTCATGGGGGGAGCAGAAGTCAATGGACCCCTGCTTTCCAAGCTGTTGTGTAAGTGAGGAAGTCTGTGGGCCAGTCTGCTGAGGTCCAGGGATCAGAAG catAAGGAAATGTTGGTAAAGACCTTCATGGAGCAAGTCCTGGCCCACTTCTCCCCTGGGAGTGCTGTGCAGCTGCAGCCTGTCATCGATAAAGTCTTTGCCATGGCTGAGATTCAGAAGGCCCACTCTCACATGGAGGTCATCCAGAATGTGGGGAGAATTATCCTGGAGATGCCCTGA